Genomic DNA from Theobroma cacao cultivar B97-61/B2 chromosome 3, Criollo_cocoa_genome_V2, whole genome shotgun sequence:
tctaatatattttaagtatattattaattaagtttactatcaattcttcttaatatataaataatattttatatattaataatataaatatgtaaaaaacTAGTTTAGTTTTTAAAGTGGATTggtccaaaaattttaaaatcaaaaaccgataaaaaaattaattgaaccAAACATTTTGAGCCAATTAAtccaatatattaattaaatcgAACTAATTTActcaaatcatatttaatttgagacgataattaatttgaattgattttactCACCTTTAAATGTGGGTAACCATCACAAACGAAATTATGGAATGTTGGCCATTGGCCAAGTCTGGCCTAAATGGTCCTAAGAAAGGAATGGCACTAGGATGTGATTATAATGACCATTATTTATTATAGCCATTTTAAATTAGGAGAGCTGAAACAAGGGACCATTACTTTTGGTTGAAAAGTGGAAAATCataatgattttcaaaaacaaaaaaaaaaatgatttgaatagtatgtattttttttttatttttgagtttagcataattcttgaatttgttataaaaagttttcaataataattagtagaaaataaggaaaaacttaaatgaacattttttttgtatataacatagatgaatttaaaatctttataaactcaaaaatataaaatttattttattttccttcttttcttggCCTACATGACTGCATTTGGGCAGTCATTCCATGTTCAGTCATTTGAGCAATCTATACAAATGCATGCACATTGACACCATActctaatattattttttttaaaataaatatcatgATTAAGAAtcacaataaataaaatattcttattgaaactttattatttatctaaaTACTCAAACTCTATGAAAActcaattaatattttaaaattattatctaaattttattgaaattaaacagATATTACTTACTAAATATCGGAATTATCATCTCCTATTACAACTTTTTCTCAAAGcaactaatctaaaatttagTCACTCCACAatcttttcaaaagaaaagaaaaattaaataaagcttCCTTTACACATTGAcccaataaataaattgaataaataattaaaattttgactataAGTTCTTATAAcctaaaagaaaacaaaaaagagatctaaaggaaaataaatgaTTAATAGATTAGATTAAAGACAGGCAACGATTCTAAATTCTTAATCCCAACCGTTTATCCAATTTAGTATTGTAAGAGAGATTAATTGAATAAACTATGAAGTCCTGAATTCTGTACTACTTTTTATACCCAAACAAATTAAACTTGaacttcactttttttttgtgaaaaagagCTCCATGATTCATgtatcttcttttttctctttctgaaaagaacaaagagagttGCTTGAATTACCTGAAAtctccctttctttctctGATCTCTGCCCCAAAGCTGTTGCATTTAAGCTCTCTCTGAGTCTCCTCTTCATTGGTAAGCTACAAagctttcaattttctttttccctaagatttttgttgtttatgcTTTCATTTCTTGTTCACCATTTGATTTTCTTGGATTTATTACCGTCTCTCACAATGTTTACTCGGAAAAgttagttaatttttatatatgctCTGTTGGGGTTTCCTGGGAAACCTAGAAAAGGGAAAGTTAATGCCTCTGGCTCTTAATTTTACACaatttggaaagaaaaaaaggaaccCAATACTTAAAAGCTTTTCGtttcttttgctttattttcttggtaACCAAATTGTTGGGGACTTTTGCTTTCTGGGTTTATATGTTCCAGTTTCAACTGTTATGACATTATGGTAAGCAGTAGCTGTTCTGaaacttttgaattatttgtgttattttgtattaattgaattttgacGTCTTGTTGATACAACCcatatatttgttttcttgGTCTGGTGCAGAGGATGAGGAGCTTCTAATATACATTGGAGATTGAAGGTTAGATTTTAAGGGTACAATGCGGTTGTTTCCTTCAAATTCGAGTGTGACAAAGGGGCAGAGTAATGGAGGAAGCAATCGCGCTTTGTTGTATCTCAATGTATATGATCTCACACCTATAAATGACTACCTTTACTGGTTTGGGCTTGGGATATTCCACTCTGGTATTGAAGGTATCATTTCTCCTTTATGTTGATTTGGGTGTTAGTTCTTGTTCTCATGCGTGAACTTTCTGGTCAGATGTGGATAATTTTGTCTTGAGTATCTAGTTGATTTAGTTGATTGGCATTGCTAGCTTTTTACCTTAAGCTTAGTTATTTGATGAATAGCCTTGGACATACAGACATGGCAGGATATGATGCAGTTCTTTTTaacaaaacttttaaaagaagatattaaaaaaaaaaggaaaatgaaaaagaaagggatCTATTGGTTCATTAATGTCTCCAAGCAAGTTATGcaatttaattactatttacACTGATGGCATTATTTGATCTCAGTTTGCTAACTGTTTTATGAAGTTTGTCCATAGTCCCCGTCTTTTGATGatttcttatttattaaaaaatgttaatCTTTGATTTCTCCCGCCttactattttcaaaatttctgtGAATTTTAACCTATTGTTCCATTTTTGATAATCAGTACATGATTTGGAGTATGGCTTTGGAGCACATGAGTATCCTACAAGTGGGGTTTTTGAAGTGGAACCAAGAAGTTGTCCTGGTTTTGTCTTCAGACGATCAGTATTATTGGGCAGCACTAACATGTCTCGTTCAGAATTTCGGGCATTTATGGAACAGCTTTCACAAAAATACCATGGAGACACGTATCATTTGATTGCTAAGAATTGCAACCATTTCACTGATGAAGTGTGCCTGCAGCTAACGGGAAAGCCTATTCCTGGATGGGTAAATAGGCTGGCTCGATTAGGTCAGAAAACTGTCTGCTTTCATGTTCATGTTATCCAAGAAGCTGTATTGTATTAATGGTTTCTAGTGGTGGTAGATTGCATATTCATATGGCATGCTTATAAAAGAATCTCTCATTGTTAGATATTGCATTAATGCTAGCTCCTGATTATTCTGGCCCAGAGGTTGGATGGTTCCAACCATTATATGAATGTCTatcatttcttcttcattttatgTAGGGTTTTGAAGGATGGGATGAAATAGCTTCTAACACTTATAGGATATGTAACAGTGGATTGTGTAGTCCTTGCAATTCCCTTTATCTGATCAACCAGGTTTTTGATGTTTCAGGTTCATTTTGCAACTGTCTACTTCCAGAAAGCATTCAAGTTACTGCAGTTCGACATCTTCCTGATCATCCAACATATTCTGGTAAGCTTCTTCTGGCAACCATGTCTCAAAGGTTTGTCATGTTCTCTACAAGTTTCACCAAATGTGCTTATCAGTTTTACTGCTGCACTGAATGGATTTATAATTGTCTTGCAAATGGTTTAGAAGCTTGGTTGCTTCGATTGTGAATTCTGACACTGCATTTGCACATAGTTTTCTGGACCGTGAGAACAGTGGAGCTGTTCTGCTAACTTGGGCTGTGAATAACCATGTGTAAATTGCATTACATATGAGATAAATTGTCTGTCGAAAATCTAAAAGCAATTATTCTGTGTTGCTATGCTTGTTTATTGTTTAAGTTTTGTTAACTTTCTGATTACTATTGCCGTCAAGTTTTTTATCAAGATATTCTTCCAATGCAGATGATGAGATATTAGATTCTGCCGCAACATCATTAACAGCAGAGAGTGAGGAAGAGGATTCAGATCATCATCTGCTGACAACACCAAATAGTGATGTTGCATTTCTGAAAGAAAAGCCAGTGAGGCTTGCCAAAGAACTCCTATGATCTTTTCTCCAACTgtaattgtttctttttgggttCGTTCTATTATTTGTTCTTCTAGCATATGGTCCCAAATGCATCAGAGAACATGTCAGAGCTCTTCAAGGTACAGTGATGATGCTGTTgacttcatttttattttaaaatgtgTGCTCATGCCTCAACTTATTCCTTTACTACGGTGCTAAGATTTAGATCTGTTAAGAGTATAACCCTTGAAGTCGTGGGTTGTTACTAGATGCTATtagatttgaaagaatttcCATGTTTTTGTAATGTATCACTCTCCGAATGTTGTGCATCCTGGCCAAATATTCAGATTCTGTATTATTAGCTGTATTTCCTTTATCTCATtgtgagaaaataaatatattctgACTTATTTTGTTCATCGAacataaaatttctatttggtTCTAGGTTTTATTGGAGGTGAAAGcttgaattttgtgttattACTTGGATGGCTAGAAGGGTAATGAGTTCTCCAGTTGTGAACGCACGTAATCTGCATTGATTTGGATGAAATGGGTTATGcccatattttaaaattgacagcAATGTATCAAGCTCAAGTTAGCTATCATCTCAgtttaagtgaaattttctATAAACCAACACAGTGAATTTGAAAGTATACTTGCCGAGAAGCAAAGGTGACTTTGTTTTATATGAGGATCTGTTTTCTGCTTTGCATCTGCCTTCAGTGAGAACGTTAAAGAAGCCAGCCAGTTCCTCTTGTTGCTTTCTCCAGACTAGGTGTCAAAGTCTCCATCTGGGTAGGACTGTATAATGCTGGAACCGTAGGGAAAAAAAAGTGCCGTGCCGTATTGGTAAGGATGATTCCTCAAGTGTTGGAGAAGTCGTCACAAACATTCAGTGACGCAACTAACACGAAACAAAATGAACTTTATATGGGGAAAAGAGTTGTTAAGGGCGTTGACTTGAGCAGCTTTGGAAAGCGAGGCTGCTTCTGGACTCTTGATAGGGAGAATAAAAGCAAGTCCTAGCAGAAAAAGACCTGCACAGAGGTccacaaaattaaaaagtaatgcTGCAATTTCCACAATCTAGAGGGATTTATAGACTTGATCATTGATCAGTTGGCCCCAAAATAAAAGtctttattttaattcgtaACTTCTCCAAGGAAGTTTCCTGCCCGCTTAACAATCTTGACGGAAAAAGATGGCTAAAACTTGGAAGCAACCATTCAAGTCATGTCGAATGTCTTGCTTAATGTTTCCTAGCAAAGGGGGTAAGCGTAAAGAGAGAAGAGTGAAGaatcttatttaattactTAAGGGCCCGCTCAATCCTCATTGACTCGGTGGTCTTTCACGCTTCCGGTCCTTGTGCGTGCGTGCTGGACTCCTCCTTTACTTTGCCCTTTTTTAAACCATTTTAAGTTCTCAtcttttcatatatataacataaagAACTCAGAAGAAAACTAAGCCTAAGCTAAGCATTTACTAGCCTGGTCCTTCCGTCCACGTTTTTGGCATTATAGTGTAGTGCAATGGATACTTCCGtcttcttcattctccttttttctttagttCTTTCAAGTACAGCGGCTTTTGAGTCCAGCTGCCCACCTGCAAAATTTGGTCATGGTGCTTTCGATATCAGGTTCCCTTTCAGACTAAAAACCCATCAGCCCCAAAACTGTGGTGACCGAGGTTTTGATCTTTTTTGCAGAAACAACTCCACCATGATCCACTTCCCATCTTACGGTGACTTGGTTGTCAAATCCATTTCTTATGATACAAGGAAACTAAATCTCCTTGACCCCAAAAATTGTGTCCATGAAGTTTTTCTAAACCTCAATCTTTCCCTCACTCCATTTGATTACTACCATGTCTTGAGGAACTATACGTACTTCAATTGTTCAGCTTCGCTTGGGCCCTCTGTCACCCAAGTCCCATGTTTAAGTGGTCCTCAAAACCATGTTTATACTGTAGAATCTCCTGTTCCCATGCCAGATTCTTGCAGGACAATAAAAACTGTCGCAATTCCATTTGCATACAGTTCTTATCTTTCCGACAGCAGCTTCGGTCTCGGGCTAACTTGGGACTTGCCAGAACGTCAGTACTCCGGCTCCCAGTCTAAAACAGGATGGTTCCATTTAGCACCAAAAGAAGGTAACTTCTCATCAATTCTCTTTCTTAATGTGATACATAGATTGGCTATTTTAGCTTGTGTCTTCTTTGCTCGAATTCGGTGATCCTGATGCAACAAATTAAATGAAACAAGTACTAGATGAACAATCTGTTAGCCAGTCAGGAACTccagaaaaaaatttcatgcattggagttcatgtatatatatatgtttgtagTAGCTTATAGGTTCATTGGTAATAAACAGATTTGTGCACCAGCAAACATGAACTTGatcaacttcatgtttccacccttaattcatcacttcATCGTATCTTAGTGACTCCTCCTTTCAAGCGTTTACTTTAGCATTGATAGTTGCCTTTTCTTCTCAGTTCATAGGGCAGTaagtttttgtttatttattattaatttttatttctccaTTGACGTTAGTACTATTGTTGAGGCAGATAGATCAGCAGCCGACACATGGCCAAATTGTGGAGACCTCTGCTGGctctttcattttccttctttatttttttggcaCAGTTGGTGATTGATATACTTTTATGAACTGTCTGTGCTGCTGGGTGCTTGACCACATGAATCTATCAACGCTACTTAACACCATgcaattctaaaattttataatatctGTGAACAGGTGCCACAAAAATAGCACCAGAAACTCTTATTGCTGATTGTTGACAACTGATGTTTACTGAATTTAATGGTTAATTCAtattatggttcaaatttttgCAGTCCCAATGATAGCAGGCATGGTTCTTTTAGCTGCTGCAATGCTGATAGGCATGAAGATCCTTTATAACCAGATACTGGTTTCACATGTagacaaggaaaatcaatttgTAAAGAAGTTACTAGCATAAAATCtgctaaaaatgattaaaatgacCATGTAAATTGAGTATTCGGTGTTAATTATAGTTGCCAacaatgctttttttttttcttttttcagtgTAAAGGCtttctatctttctttttccccaaCTAGAGATACAAGTTGAGATATTTAGATAATTTTGTTCTGCCTCTATGGGTTGTGCTTTACATTTTTCTCAGGTTGGCTTTCCAGTGTATGTACCAAAAGAATATTGACCCAATAGCCAACAGACTCATATGCTgcttttcttccttgtttaaATGGGCTTAGATGGGTTTCAATCCTTGTCAAcccaataacttaataaaaaatcCAAAGCCCAAAACGTTAGtcaaagaaattaagaaacTCTTGCATTGCTATGCTCTTGGTTGACCTTTACACTTATAGCATGTTTGGTTGAGAGAATGGTTAAGTCattctctttttattctcaaaaaattttggtttctttgtttggttgaaaaatgGTCTAAGGAATAGCCATTCTTATGAAATGACTATTCttcaaaatccttaaaaaCCAAGGAATAGCTAATATCATCCTCTCCCATGGTATTAACTATTCCATAGTTAaggaataaattaaaaaattgataaagataaaaataccctttacaagtttaaaaaattacaacttcatttgtataaaatattatttttctctctctcttctctttctctcacttaattccaacttttaataaaatattaatattaaattataaataaaatattaatatttaaattatcaattattaataaataaattataaattattcctatttaaaaaaaacaaactaaaaataaataaaaataataNtttatttaattattattgctctaatatttaattcaaagtctcatttcttatataattattattcttGCTGTATACGCACTTACGAAAGGTCTTAGTATTGTTTCCATCTCCTTTAAACGTAGGTGAGGTGACCTTCCAtgctttattattattaattttgtgaGCTTCCATGCTTTTATTCATCACGTGTGTTCCACTTATAACCTATGACTCCATTGCCAATTGTCACCTTTAGTAATCTCTCAAATGCCAAGCACCTAACCTTCAAGGACAAGCGGAAAGCCAATCTCCGGATTAGATTCCAAAGTCCCATAGCACAAGCAACTTACGCTACGGAAGAACCAaacctcttttctcttttaccCAATTAAAGACTGCAACTACCCTTTCATTTAACATAACACtgtaaaatatatttgttaaattaaaaataatataatatttaaatattaattattaatattttaattaatttttagattattaatatttaaaaaatctaataaaaataaaatgtcatataaataataaagggtgtttttgtctttttattttctattcctttcttattccaaaattattattaccaACCAAATACTACAATaagttataataattattcatgTCCTATTCTCTTTGTCATACCAAACtaagtaataactattctattctatttccACCTCATTTTATTCCCACATAATAACTACTCTATTCCATTCTTATCTATTCTGCCAACCAAACATACCATTAAGCTCtcctctgtctctctctcgcTCTCAGCAATCAGCATGCTTTGTTATTTCCTCTTTCGTAGCGGCATACGTGTCCAATTTGGATCGTAGAAACAAAGGGAAATGGAGATTGTTGATCATTTTCTCCATGGGCATCCTTGACGCTCACTGAGCAGGAGAAGGTCAATGATGAAGTTGTCTGTTCGGGATGTGGAAACTGCTTATCGGGTCCTGTCTATGGATGTAAAGACTGCAAGTTTTACATTCATAAATCCTGCTCTCAACATCCAGAAGAGATCCAAAATTTCTTGCGCTCGTGCCCTCTTGTACTCAAGATTTTACTCTATGTAAGTAATGCTTGTTTCAAAAGATGTTGCTCACCGGTATCCGTTAGCAGTTGTGGATCAGAAAGATTTGGAAGTTTGGTGCGGTATATGTGAGAAGCTGTGCTCTGACTATGCCTACGGTTGAGAGGAATGCAACTTTTTTTCTGATTTGTGCATGATGAACATTCCACGACAGATCAACGATCCTTCCACCCTTGCCCTCTCATTCTGCTCACAACTCCACATTACGTTTGTGTGGATTGTGATGAAGATGGCTCAGGCTTGGCGTCTCGGTACTGTTAGAATTTTGAGAAACTTGATATCATTAGTCATGGTGGTCTACTCTGATATCATTTGTCACGGTCCACGTTTCCAAAAGAAAAGGCTTATGtttatatatcaaaaactCATCTCATCGATCTGAGATCATAGACACGAAGCCCGAATCTTTAAATTTAgaaattgagaaattaaaaGCAAGGTTGTAGAAACTTGAAGCAAAACTTAAGCGAATCTATCTGCACTAGATGAACTTGAGGCAGAAAATTTCCTGTGTACATATCAGTCAAAGCACAACACAAAGGAAAATAAGTATTCAACTAAAAAGCTTCAACTTCAGGAGGGCTGGCTTCCGATCAGTCTTGAGTCTATTATGACATATGCATCGAGTATATATCATGGTAAAGGCAGCCAAGGGTGTTTGGCATGtctatattattattttgtaaagatgcagaaaaaattcatg
This window encodes:
- the LOC18606209 gene encoding RING-H2 finger protein ATL22 isoform X1 translates to MDTSVFFILLFSLVLSSTAAFESSCPPAKFGHGAFDIRFPFRLKTHQPQNCGDRGFDLFCRNNSTMIHFPSYGDLVVKSISYDTRKLNLLDPKNCVHEVFLNLNLSLTPFDYYHVLRNYTYFNCSASLGPSVTQVPCLSGPQNHVYTVESPVPMPDSCRTIKTVAIPFAYSSYLSDSSFGLGLTWDLPERQYSGSQSKTGWFHLAPKEVPMIAGMVLLAAAMLIGMKILYNQILVSHVDKENQFVKKLLA
- the LOC18606208 gene encoding deSI-like protein At4g17486 — its product is MRLFPSNSSVTKGQSNGGSNRALLYLNVYDLTPINDYLYWFGLGIFHSGIEVHDLEYGFGAHEYPTSGVFEVEPRSCPGFVFRRSVLLGSTNMSRSEFRAFMEQLSQKYHGDTYHLIAKNCNHFTDEVCLQLTGKPIPGWVNRLARLGSFCNCLLPESIQVTAVRHLPDHPTYSDDEILDSAATSLTAESEEEDSDHHLLTTPNSDVAFLKEKPVRLAKELL
- the LOC18606209 gene encoding RING-H2 finger protein ATL22 isoform X2; translation: MDTSVFFILLFSLVLSSTAAFESSCPPAKFGHGAFDIRFPFRLKTHQPQNCGDRGFDLFCRNNSTMIHFPSYGDLVVKSISYDTRKLNLLDPKNCVHEVFLNLNLSLTPFDYYHVLRNYTYFNCSASLGPSVTQVPCLSGPQNHVYTVESPVPMPDSCRTIKTVAIPFAYSSYLSDSSFGLGLTWDLPERQYSGSQSKTGWFHLAPKEGMVLLAAAMLIGMKILYNQILVSHVDKENQFVKKLLA
- the LOC18606209 gene encoding RING-H2 finger protein ATL22 isoform X3 — protein: MDTSVFFILLFSLVLSSTAAFESSCPPAKFGHGAFDIRFPFRLKTHQPQNCGDRGFDLFCRNNSTMIHFPSYGDLVVKSISYDTRKLNLLDPKNCVHEVFLNLNLSLTPFDYYHVLRNYTYFNCSASLGPSVTQVPCLSGPQNHVYTVESPVPMPDSCRTIKTVAIPFAYSSYLSDSSFGLGLTWDLPERQYSGSQSKTGWFHLAPKEDLCTSKHELDQLHVSTLNSSLHRILVTPPFKRLL
- the LOC18606209 gene encoding RING-H2 finger protein ATL22 isoform X4 — its product is MDTSVFFILLFSLVLSSTAAFESSCPPAKFGHGAFDIRFPFRLKTHQPQNCGDRGFDLFCRNNSTMIHFPSYGDLVVKSISYDTRKLNLLDPKNCVHEVFLNLNLSLTPFDYYHVLRNYTYFNCSASLGPSVTQVPCLSGPQNHVYTVESPVPMPDSCRTIKTVAIPFAYSSYLSDSSFGLGLTWDLPERQYSGSQSKTGWFHLAPKEDRSAADTWPNCGDLCWLFHFPSLFFWHSW